From the genome of Procambarus clarkii isolate CNS0578487 chromosome 66, FALCON_Pclarkii_2.0, whole genome shotgun sequence:
GCATATATGCATTACAGTAGTTGTCTTCATGATGATTTAACTAATTATCTTGAAGTACAGCACATGATTTTTAATTAATACTAACTGCACACAAAGCAGAATGGTATGAAAATTACTTGACAAATATTTCCAAACATATTAGTTACTAAGTGCTGGTATATTTAAACATTCAGGTGTCCAATATGTTAAGTGGCTCCATTGCCCTGGTGATGGACACCAAATTATACACATCATTGGAGCCAATGCATGCTGACTCTGCATGTGATTCTGAGGCTGAATGTGCCCCTCTAGATTTTTATTTGAATGTCTTGTTTATAGGACTGGTGTTGTGTTTTCTGTATTTAATAGCCACACCCTTTGCTTCTGTCACTCTTCTTATTTGGGAACTGTATCCATTTCTCAGACACCCTTAAGTGTGCAAGCATTTCTGGGAGTGGACTTTGATCCACGTTAACCCTGACTTGGTCAATCACATATCAGACGGCTGATTGTTTATGTGCTCATATACTTTCTTATAGGATATTAAGAGCACTGGTAGCTTACCATACTTAGAATCCAATTCTGAGGATAGTAAACAGGCTGCTTGCCACTTTGTGCCAACTTCTGTCTTTACCCCTTTGGACACTTTGCAGTAACAAACTTCACAGTTTCCTCCTCTGTTGGTGGTTCCTAAGCATCCTCCTTGCGGGTCTCATATTGACCTGAAGATACCATCCTAAGTAAGGCCATTGATCTTCCTTCTTTGCTAGGGAAAATCCTGTCTTTTCCTATCAGGAGAGTCAGGTACTCTTTGTATATGGGCTTTTCCCAATAGCCTCTGCCAAATGCTTATCTTCACAGCCTTGTTAAAGTTTCTCGATCAATATAGCCTTTTCTCCAATATTTAGACACTTCCACTTGCCCACCATCTCGAACCTTGCTACTATCTCTTCAGTTTAACGGTATCAGTGTTTTTTCTTTCACAGCAAATATAACTTGTTCTTTAAAATGGTTAATCTTAAATTTGGTGTGAGGGAAATTTATCTTATGCTTATTGTTTAAGTTTTTAATAATGGCCTCTTAATTTTTGTGTAAAATTTATTTTTCCAGGAAAATGAAAATGATATGCCAGCATACTTTAAATTTCTGACGGTCCTGGCATTTAAAATATTTTTGCGTGAAGAAGTAGATGTTGTTGTCCTCGAAGTAGGCATTGGAGGAGAGTATGACTGTACTAATGTTGTTAGGTAAGATTGTGatgattttgttatatatatatattttgaatttGTTAATTTTAACCAAAATTGACTGTGTTTTCAGTGTATTTTTGTTATGCTTGGCATACCTGTTTTGCTCCATTTAGTTAAGAATAATTAAAATAGATGGTGCACAAAATGTGTAGAAATTAATATTCAAGAAAGATGACAGCAGTGTCTATACTGATATTACTGTATAGTATCTttttatcattagtttgggaaggTTTGATAGGCTACTAAAGAGAAATGTTGAGAAGAATGCAGAAATATTGTACAGTACTATGCATCATCCTGCTCAAGGTCTTAATTTACCTATGAAACTGGTATGAGCTAAATCCTGTATTTAgcttattaataaaaaaaaaattcttaaatTATGGCACTGATAATTGTAACAATACTGTACAACTTAAGTTTGAATTTGCCTGGTGGTTTCAAGTATTTTATGCACTACAGTATTTGAGGCATTATTAGCTTCTTAGTTGTCATAATCTTGGCAACAAGAGGCAAGAGAACCCCTTGAAGCTGAGCCAAGGCATTACCTGATGTGAAACCAAATAACCCATAATCAAATATGATTGAGAGTAAAATGACTGAATGCACTCATGCTTGATACCAAACACCTAAGTCTTAGGCTCAAGTAGCAATGAACCGTGAAAGAATGATATGCTTATCGAGCAAATCAATGATGAACACCTCCAACAGTAAACAGAATAGTGAAATAGAACACACTCAAACTTAAAGCATGAGTGCGCATACAGATGAACttgtattatatatatggtatactatatttttatattttatgtgcatGAAGTCACTTAAGAAAATTTTTGATTGGATACGTGAGCAACTTAACGTTAATTTGGTTCTCTGTCAGCTCTCCTACAGAAAGACAATCTAAAATTATTTTGAGGATGTCTGTGTGAaggtgtgttaaataaatgtgtgATGACAAACGTGTGAAAAATGTATTTGAGTAAATTTGTGAGTAGGAGGAGAGGAAGACAGGGATGTTAATGGATGGGCAGAATCGAGGAAAATTCTGCAGTGCAACCTCATTTGGTATATTGATAcattaaaaaatataattttgCTTAATCCTTCACCTCTCTGATGTCAGCACACCACCTATTATTATTCTTTTATGAGCAGTTAGCACTGTGTTTCTCTATTACATTTGACGAAGCCCTTACAGGGGGGGAACTACACATTTAATAAAGTCTACTCTCAACTAGGTGTTTCTCTACATTGTAGTCAGCCCCTAAATGCTCTGTTCAGTCTTCAGTTTTGTTTTGTGTGTTACCTTAACAGAAGTACAAGAATACTCTGCTATTCTACACTTGAATATTCTGAGTGTTTCCTTTCAGAAATCCTGTGGTTTGTGCTGTAACTACACTTGATATTGACCATACCTCCATCCTAGGCAACACAATCGAGTCAATTGCATGGCACAAAGCAGGAATAATGAAGCCTGGGGCTCCAACATTTACTGTGGATCAGCAGCAGAGCTCCTCTTTGCCTGTATTGATGGAGAGGGCTAGGGAGAAGGAGGTAGGTTTTGCTtgtattattaatttttaatatactgtacagtacttttataattacagtatccactcaatttaacggcctatatggggctgtaccctagtcgttatttccggagctccgttatttccgaagttaagtcgggtcgggtaatttttcaagtaacattcaggtaggatatattttatactgtataactaaaattaaataaagttcattgtgtaattgcattccaatttagtgccacaccgacgattaagccagttgttggctgctgcatggatgatgtgtgaacacggtctgatcaagcccagatgggtgggaaaaaattgattcattcctttgtattgcaaaatatttcatgtatcaatcagcaagttaatattttctcaataatattttagagatgtgttttgatttaccctgaacagtgcaggtaatgtatttttaatgttacaacaCACGCTGTGgtggccatgccataacaatggcgatcgagccttgtcactgagagctagccaagacgaaatattttgagctcacctattctctgctgatgatagaatatacatttgcagagactaatatgtagcttttgttgcatgttcatgtgttttgatttaccctgaacagtgcaggtaatgtatttttaatgttacaacacacgctgtggcggccatgccataacaatggcgatcgagccttgtcactgagagctagccaagacgaaatattttgagctcacctattctctgctgacgatagaatatacatttgcagagactaatatgtagctttggttgaaaaaaaacaattaatatcttgtaatactataataaaattggtaaattgacttacttttaatgaagctgaagattacgaagctgtgaagattacgtcatcctctgcagcgcttgttttatattgtttatattgtatacagggtacatactgtatgtacacttattttcaggcattttttttttttttttttttttttttttttttttttttttttttttgagatatatacaagagttgttacattcatgtacagccactagtacgcgtagcgtttcgggcaggtccctggaatacgatcccctgccgcgaagaatcgttttttcatccaagtacacattttactgttgcgttaaacagaggctacagttaaggaattgcgcccagtaaatcctccccggccaggatacgaacccatgacatagcgctcgcggaacgccaggcgagtgtcttaccactacaccacggagactgtggtgtagtaggcatattttaatagagtatccttctgtttcttgatgtcacttactgtacttttcccgatgttaaactctgctgctgctcgtgcatgagaatatcctttatcaagtttcttaattaactccagcttctgtgcaaccgtcaggcgcttcctttgggtaacttttggcattttgtaaattaaaaagaagatcacaattacagtactgtacagtaatatccttcacaattgaagctagccgcgcgagttcacagtaaacaatgggaacacatggcccagcggagtacattctaggtccgtgggaaaaaaaaaatacctagtgcctatactatgaaaggtatttaataagaaaacaaagacttttgcttaataaaaactgtttcaaaatattttattaataataatttacaattttcttcattaaagtgaatcattttaaaagaaaattaagatgtaatatatgactctggacgatccaggtcggtggcctggtcgccatgtgaggggacgctgatgccacaacaaacccaataccgaccgtcggtaatatcgaccgcagaccggtatagcaggctccagataccggtctcccaaaccggtcgttaataccggcagatcggtataaaagagaccgttaaattgagtggatactgtatacaCTTTATACAATGTTGACAGTTGAAAGAGACAATTGTGTTTATATATCAATTTTAATAATGAATTAACATAAAATCATATTTGCTTAATTTAGTATTTATTTTTAATTGCAGTTGCTAAGTACTGTATTGTTGATGATATTTGAGGAGGAATAATTTTTTGGAGAAATTTAATGTATTAAACAGATAAAATTAAGGATATACAgtagattatttttttttagcaAAATGGAGATACCATGATTGGAATATCTTTTTGCAAAACAAAAAGTGCAGTGCTCTTGCAGACAGCTTGGGGAAGCCCTTAGGATGTTTTGACATTGTTTTATTGACATTTGCAGTGTGAGCTGTATGTGGTACCTCCCCTTGAGAGCTATGGATGGGGTAAACGACCTCTGCAGTTAGGTTTGGCAGGAAGTGTCCAATATCAAAATGCTTCTCTTGCTCTTCAGCTTTCTCAGTACTGGATCAGTTCCCAAACTAAAGGTAATATTTAGAGTTTCATAAGTTAAAGTTTCTGCATACATGTCATTAACTTTACCAAAATCAGCTATGCTCTATTACCAATGATATTcatgccttcttttaataattacttactaTATTTACTATTACCAGTGATAGGTATAGTAAGCATACAACAGAAAATTAATACTGTATTACAAAATTGGTGTACAATTAGTAACTAGATAATCACAAGTAATGTATATGGTAAACATAAAAATACATCTGTGAATATAAAACTCAAAGAGTGTTGTAGAATGAGAAAGAGAATTTGAAATGTTTAgaactatatatatgtatatactttaTCTGTTTATTGTCAGCATTCCTCTCATTTATAATATTTTGTACACTAAGCATTCCAATTTAGCCCTTAGGCTGTGATTATGATCTATTGATGATCAGTAAGGGACTGCGGTTACGTATCATCAAAAGgcgatttaaacaattattgtcccaggagttttacatgtatgagcaaatATGGATAAAATAGGTCTGTATGGATATAATGAAGCTTACCTTGACCCATGAAACAAATCCTGCTACCATTTCATGGAACGAATGTGGTTATTATGAATGTTACTAGGGGAATGCGGTCATTGTCATATGATGATTTAAAccattattgtctgggttttacatgtatgatgcaaacATGGATATAATAGTTCTCTGTGtattaaaataaagaaaaacaagGGATGAAACAATCGGTGAAACATCCAAGGCATTAAGGCATACTAAACTCGGTAGCAAGAACAGACTGCTGGGCACTACTTTCATATTTTGCTACAAGTTCTCTGTTCATTTCTATCATGGTTCTAACTTAGTTTCTTCTTGTTTAGTGCTTGTCACTAATTTTCTTAGGAGCCATGGTGACTTATTTATGCTAAgaatataaaaaatatgcaagaaaatgtgaGAAAGTTTACAGAGTAGTTTAATAGGATTATGCACTGAATGACAGCTTCTGGGAAACTGACTTGTCTGTTCATGTGTTTACATTTGAGTGCTGGGCAAATGTTCAGCTACCGAGCATTTTTATTCTCAAATAAATTGTTTGAGTGCTGAATTGAATGAGTTTGGACCTGTTCAAATGCCAAGGTACCAGTGTTATAAcactttcttgtatatcaggtaACCATGCTGCCATCAAATGTATGGATGGTTCACATTCAGTTCATGAAGACCTTAAGATTGCTGCGCCATTCATGCTTGCCGATGAAGAAGTATGTGGGCTTAAATCTGTAGTTTGGCCAGGAAGAACTCAGGTGAGCTATACATGGTTCAGTAATGAATATCTTACTCTTAATactcactcacctagttgtgcttgcagggcttgagctttgacaatttgatcccgcttctcaactggtgtacagattcctgagcctaccgggctctaGGAATGGGTGGGTCCTGGAAATTGTGATGTTTAAAACTTTAAAATAACaattaaataatttttatatCTTTTTTTTACTCCTCAGGTGATGTCATATGGCCATTTTACATTTTTCATAGATGGAGCCCACACACTTGCCAGCATGCAAGCATGTGTAGATTGGTTTATGAAAGCTGTACCTCTTCATACATCGCATGAGTAAGCTTTAATCTGAATTCTAGTTTGATGAAGTCCAATCATCTCAGTGCTAGAACTTTTATAACTGCATTCTAATGCCTCTTAATGGTTTtcctctgattttttttttatacttacTGGTATTTTCTTTGACCTTTTATATTTCTTTCCTTTGATTTTCTATTTCTATTAATTCAGATGTAAAAGTCTTAGGGGTATTAAGAGAAACTAGTGTTCAATGTAAATGGGTAGCAATGCATTTACAGTATCATACACCTCCTTGAGCCTTGTGGTGTTTGGATGAGGGGGTTGTAAATGATCACTACCACTGTTGGCATGCTCCCAGCTGTTGCCTTATCTTGTATGTAGCCTGTGATATTTTATTACAAAGCTACAGAGCAGCTGTAGCAGCAGGGTTACACCTCCACACCCTGTTCATCCTCTCCCTTCCTATTACATGCTCTCTGTTTCATCTCCATTATTGTGATGCTGTGTGGTTGTTTTCCCACTACCCTTTATTGTAATTCTATCCTCCTCTCTGTAATTCCATCAGCATATATGTACAGAATTTTAATGCTACTCATCTCTAATAGAATAGTTTGGTTTTGCTCGAGTGTTCGTTTGCCTGTAGTCATTTCTGAGAGTTTTATTCTTTAAGTGGTTCCAATTGTTCCAGTTGCAATATTAAATGGGGGGTTGAGTGCATATTGAGCTCTTCACTCGTGTCTGCTTCTTTTGAGTGGATGTTTCAACAAGCTGTTTTTCTGTGTTGCATTTTCTGCTGCCTGGCTTGCTGGTCCTCATTGTGCTGCTTATGCAGTTTCTTTGGTTTCCCTTGCACCATATAATAGTATATATGCTTTTCGTCCTAGATTTTCTTACTTTCCTATCGTTGGACATGTCCTGGCTAATGTACAGTTCGTGGTATGCCgggtaggggcctgacagctgagtggacggtgctttggattcatagtcctgaggttccgagttcgctccccggtggaggcggaaacaaatgggcagagtatctttcaccctgatgccccctgttcacctagcagtaaataggtacctgggagttagacagctgctatgggctgcttcctgggggtgtgtgtaacaaaaaggaggccgggTCAAGGacagcggggatgctaagccccgaaatcatctcaacataacctcaagatgccTTTCTGTCCCCAAGTTTTTTTTTCCTACCTTTATGTTTCACTTCGGTACCGTGCTTAAGTATTAGCTTTACTGGTCAATTCCTTCCATTCTGAAACATCCTGAGCTTAAAGTACCTGTTCAGTTTACCAGATTTGCCTCTTGAATTTTACAGAAATCCTGGTAGTAGTTTCTGGTCGCCCACTGGCTTCAGTACGCTGTTAATTATTACTGATTTCTCCCTATTTAACTTCCTCATATATTTCATGACCAGCTTGGTTCTTACATCTGCTGCCATTAGTGTACAGTATTTTCCATAATTTTTTCACTTATTAGCCTCTGCTTTATCCCCTCTTTATTACCCCTAATGTTCTTCATGCTCACCCATTCCTTGTGTTGTTCCTGTGCACATCAATTCCACTCCAATTACACTGACTATCCAAGATGTGTTGACACTATGTTTTCTCTAAAATAATATGAAGGTTATAGAAAATTGCTAGTACTGTATTGTATTTGGGTAATATTCAAGCAAACTTTTCTgttaattatttgaatttattttCAACCCTATATTTTAATTGATATGGATAGTTGTAAATATTTTCCACAatttaagtactgtactgtaatacaaAAATATTGTGCTGTTATTAAATTATACGTAACATTTGATTTTTATGATAGAAGAATTATTTGGAAAGATTGTCACTCAAGTTTTAAATAAATGACAGAGAAAATACTAATAGTCACTATTGGAAATGGAAAaaatgtcacatttttcacatataatatgtaatttatatattGCCTCAGGACATTAATGCATTTTGtaaaatatgatatatatatttatcttccATTTTCAGTGAAACGAGAACTTACCGTGTGCTTCTGTTCAATTCTACTGGCGATCGTGATCCTGAATCTCTGCTACGGTTCTTGGCTTCCTGTAATTTTGATTTGGCTGTGTTCACAACCAATCTTGTCACCACAACTATGAGTTCATCATCTGGTGAGTTTTCAGTGAATCTTGGTGTATGTCAAATCAATGGCAACAGATGTCACTattttacattatatataatttgtacaAGATATATTGTGCTTTATGTGGCCTGTTTTCCACTTCTTAAGGATTGACGGTATATGCACGAAATGCTCAATTCATAAATAATTTTGACCAGAATAAGTTAAGATTGTaagagatttaaacataataaAATTTGCATTATCCCTATACAACTGCTAAATGAGATTGTCATATTTGTCATAATTTGCAGATCAGGCAAATTACTCGGTATCCTCTGATGAAATGCATTTACGAAGTGAAAGGCAAAGGAACTCTTGGATCAGACTTGTGAGAGAGACTGGTAAACAATGTAAGACAAAATGCAAAATGATGCAGAAAACGCAAAATGATGTAGTCAGTGAACGGGAAGATAATTTAAATCTAGCAACGGATGTGCCAAGTATAATATTTCCATGCATCCGTGATGCTCTCATGTGGTTATCATGTGAACGTATTTCTAATCTCCGAGGGGAGGTTTTGACACCTCCAGCTTTTCCACCACCACTTAGGTTACAAGAGGCTACTCAAGTGCAGGTTTGTAATTTATTCATATTTCATTTCTATATTTTCTCACATTATGGATATGCATACAATAACCCAAATATGGTCAAAGTGtagtattacacacagaaatcacaatagtgtgatgcatcaaatgaacaaatcctcaagggccgtgacaaggattcgaacctacgtccgagagcctcccagatgctgccttaattgactgagctacgacatggtcaaaagagttgaaaccagaagttctactgaacttacttagatcctgcagcctctccgagacacaaaccagggttttacacaacttccccATACACTcgtgctatgtcaataggccgttctacctctccgcccttacttcattacacacagaaatcacaatagcgtgatgcatcaaatgaacaaacactTGTTTAAAGAGTAGTATGTTTGAGAGAGTTACATTACTCCATCTGCTGTCATGTTTATAGTAATTTCTGTGGAGGGGTCCCTTCGGCTCCCCAGACCATACTGGGTTgatgtgtatacagtatattagaccgtggcaacagtcagttGATGGAGTTCcaagcctaccgggaaccacgagccagaacctggccccccctcccccccctcagagaggtacgaggagtaatggcctatagacacccccatgtagatggaagcagtctatgtctgccatctaccaggtcagacaCCCACAAAGGTAGGAATCCCCCAAAAAACTACaactggttaaaaattgcaaaccgaaaggcgaacgagcaagcagaactcccaagtcagaaaacaagcaaacaagcatgacgtcaccacaggtTACACAGGAGCgtgtaaatatatacacatcagcccggtatagctccggggagcctccgggtctcgcccagaaaatgacatttcattacattcagcactGTTTTTTCTAACAATTGTCACCTGGTTATCATTGCAACTTGCTGTAAACACTTATCACTCATTTCTAGAACTGAATCgagttatttattttattttattttttgaagCTAGACCAACAGATCATAAAATAATTTAGAAATGTCATTGATACCCTTTCATCTCAATAATTATTAGTTTTTTAAGTGTATCACAAGCTTTATTATATTcttactaaaatcatttctagatttttattatgtttatccatgttgtttcctatacagtaCAATACATCATTAGCGAGCAATCAAGAATTATAGAATAAGGGTTTTCTTATCTGTCTCGTTTTATATATATTCCTT
Proteins encoded in this window:
- the LOC123769163 gene encoding folylpolyglutamate synthase, mitochondrial isoform X2; the encoded protein is MFQCTVLLVLYCAVLYFLSIGTKGKGSTCAFVESILREHGYRTGFYSSPHLVAVRERIRINGQPIPKEDFTEHFWDVYDRLVAKKENENDMPAYFKFLTVLAFKIFLREEVDVVVLEVGIGGEYDCTNVVRNPVVCAVTTLDIDHTSILGNTIESIAWHKAGIMKPGAPTFTVDQQQSSSLPVLMERAREKECELYVVPPLESYGWGKRPLQLGLAGSVQYQNASLALQLSQYWISSQTKGNHAAIKCMDGSHSVHEDLKIAAPFMLADEEVCGLKSVVWPGRTQVMSYGHFTFFIDGAHTLASMQACVDWFMKAVPLHTSHDETRTYRVLLFNSTGDRDPESLLRFLASCNFDLAVFTTNLVTTTMSSSSDQANYSVSSDEMHLRSERQRNSWIRLVRETGKQCKTKCKMMQKTQNDVVSEREDNLNLATDVPSIIFPCIRDALMWLSCERISNLRGEVLTPPAFPPPLRLQEATQVQILVTGSLHLVGGVLGVIDPGLSSATHTRTARTKPPSLTDLVLNNYAQYSSPGAP
- the LOC123769163 gene encoding folylpolyglutamate synthase, mitochondrial isoform X1: MVMLTRLSYCQWRWLKTALTTTTTTTSMAQHHALRAFSRLPHSDVERQYEDAVRTLNSLQSNAATLLRIRQERNSAVSQNVPSSERFLQRSGVSLDDLDKLSIIHVSGTKGKGSTCAFVESILREHGYRTGFYSSPHLVAVRERIRINGQPIPKEDFTEHFWDVYDRLVAKKENENDMPAYFKFLTVLAFKIFLREEVDVVVLEVGIGGEYDCTNVVRNPVVCAVTTLDIDHTSILGNTIESIAWHKAGIMKPGAPTFTVDQQQSSSLPVLMERAREKECELYVVPPLESYGWGKRPLQLGLAGSVQYQNASLALQLSQYWISSQTKGNHAAIKCMDGSHSVHEDLKIAAPFMLADEEVCGLKSVVWPGRTQVMSYGHFTFFIDGAHTLASMQACVDWFMKAVPLHTSHDETRTYRVLLFNSTGDRDPESLLRFLASCNFDLAVFTTNLVTTTMSSSSDQANYSVSSDEMHLRSERQRNSWIRLVRETGKQCKTKCKMMQKTQNDVVSEREDNLNLATDVPSIIFPCIRDALMWLSCERISNLRGEVLTPPAFPPPLRLQEATQVQILVTGSLHLVGGVLGVIDPGLSSATHTRTARTKPPSLTDLVLNNYAQYSSPGAP